A genome region from Triticum aestivum cultivar Chinese Spring chromosome 2B, IWGSC CS RefSeq v2.1, whole genome shotgun sequence includes the following:
- the LOC123042092 gene encoding B3 domain-containing protein Os11g0156000 has product MAMHPLAQGHPQAWPWGVAMYTNIHYHHQYEREHLFEKSLTPSDVGKLNRLVIPKQHAERYFPLNGGDSPGDKDLLLSFEDEAGKPWRFRYSYWTSSQSYVLTKGWSRYVKEKQLDAGDIVHFERVRGLGTGDRLFIHCRRRGESAPPPPVRVPPPALNAGEQQPWSPMCYSTSGSYPTSPANSHAYRRSVEQDHSEMLHAGDSPREADAKSSTASGPPSRRLRLFGVNLDCGPEPEAEAATPMYGYTHQSPYAAAVATVPTYWGSS; this is encoded by the exons ATGGCCATGCATCCTCTTGCCCAGGGGCACCCGCAAGCCTGGCCATGGGGGGTAGCCATGTACACGAACATACACTACCACCACCAGTACGAGAGAGAGCACCTGTTCGAGAAATCCTTGACGCCCAGTGACGTGGGCAAGCTCAACAGGCTGGTGATCCCCAAGCAGCACGCGGAGAGGTACTTCCCCCTCAACGGCGGAGACTCCCCCGGTGACAAGGACCTGCTCCTGTCTTTCGAGGACGAGGCCGGCAAGCCGTGGCGGTTCCGGTACTCGTACTGGACGAGCAGCCAGAGCTACGTTCTCACCAAGGGCTGGAGCAGGTACGTCAAGGAGAAGCAGCTTGACGCCGGAGACATCGTGCACTTCGAGAGGGTGCGCGGCCTTGGCACAGGCGACCGGCTCTTCATCCACTGCAGGCGCCGTGGCGAGAGCGCGCCGCCACCACCTGTCCGCGTACCTCCGCCCGCTCTGAACGCCGGGGAGCAGCAGCCTTGGAGCCCGATGTGCTATAGCACATCAGGATCATACCCTACCAGCCCTGCCAACTCCCATGCCTATCGCCGCTCCGTGGAGCAAGATCACAGCGAGATGCTGCATGCAG GTGACTCGCCGAGAGAGGCAGACGCCAAGAGCAGCACGGCATCGGGGCCGCCGTCGAGACGTCTACGGCTGTTTGGCGTCAACCTCGACTGCGGTCCGGAGCCAGAGGCAGAGGCAGCAACGCCAATGTACGGCTACACCCACCAGAGCCCCTACGCTGCAGCAGTGGCCACGGTGCCAACTTACTG GGGCAGTTCATAA
- the LOC123046730 gene encoding pentatricopeptide repeat-containing protein At5g04780, mitochondrial — protein MFALHELLQLCAKRRSLLAGRSCHGLAIHFGLVTDTVTCNVLINLYTKCGRNDCARHVFDAMLSRSIVSWNTMIAGYTQSGEDVQALKLFQRMHREGRQLTKFTLSSTICACAAKYAINECKQLHATAFKLALDSNSFVGTAILDVYAKCNMIMDACWVFEKMPDKTLVTWSSLFAGYVQNGLHEEALCLFRNAQREGVKLTEFTLSAIISACASLALKIEGTQLHAVIVKCGFHGNFFVAASLVDMYARCGQIEKSYALFAYMEQKNVVIWNAMIAGFSRHAHSWEAMILFEKMHQLGIFPNEVTYLSMLSVCSHAGLVEEGRHYFNLLMSDRTVEPNVLHYSCMVDVLGRSGKTDEAWELIHEMPFEPTASMWGSLLGSCRNHNNSGLARIAAEQLFQLEPDNGGNHVLLSNVYAASGNWENVLMARKYLKDSGAKKEMGRSWIEAKGKIHVFVVGERKHPAITDIYNKLEEIYHDVRKFAHMTKIECDLHDVHDDQKEELLKHHSEKLALAFGLISLPLNIPIIIHKNLRICGDCHSFMKVVAHTTKRLFIVRDANRFHHFKDGSCSCGDFW, from the coding sequence ATGTTTGCGCTCCATGAGCTTCTGCAACTATGTGCAAAGAGGAGGTCCCTCCTGGCTGGGAGAAGCTGCCATGGGCTAGCCATTCATTTTGGTCTGGTAACAGATACTGTCACATGCAATGTTCTAATCAACTTGTACACAAAATGTGGTCGGAATGATTGCGCTCGTCATGTTTTTGATGCAATGCTTTCCAGAAGCATAGTCTCATGGAATACCATGATTGCTGGATATACTCAGAGTGGAGAGGATGTACAAGCGCTGAAGCTTTTTCAAAGGATGCACCGCGAAGGGAGACAGCTGACTAAATTTACTTTATCCAGCACAATCTGTGCATGTGCTGCAAAATATGCTATCAATGAATGCAAGCAATTACACGCTACTGCATTCAAGCTTGCATTGGACTCAAACAGCTTTGTTGGGACAGCAATTCTAGATGTTTATGCAAAATGTAATATGATTATGGATGCCTGCTGGGTTTTTGAGAAGATGCCCGATAAAACTTTAGTTACATGGAGTTCATTGTTTGCAGGATATGTGCAGAATGGCCTTCATGAAGAAGCATTATGTTTATTTCGGAATGCCCAAAGGGAAGGAGTAAAATTGACTGAATTCACTCTTTCTGCTATCATTAGCGCATGTGCAAGCCTAGCATTGAAAATTGAAGGGACACAACTGCATGCAGTTATTGTGAAATGTGGTTTTCATGGGAACTTCTTTGTGGCAGCATCTCTTGTGGATATGTATGCAAGGTGTGGCCAGATTGAAAAATCTTATGCACTGTTTGCTTATATGGAACAGAAGAATGTTGTCATATGGAATGCAATGATTGCTGGTTTTTCGAGGCATGCCCATTCTTGGGAAGCTATGATTCTCTTTGAGAAAATGCACCAGTTAGGTATTTTTCCAAACGAAGTTACCTATCTCTCCATGTTGTCAGTGTGCAGTCATGCAGGTTTAGTTGAAGAGGGTCGCCACTACTTTAACCTGCTAATGTCTGATCGGACTGTTGAACCTAATGTCCTTCACTATTCTTGCATGGTTGATGTTCTGGGTCGATCTGGGAAGACTGATGAGGCCTGGGAATTGATTCACGAAATGCCATTTGAACCAACTGCTTCTATGTGGGGATCTTTGCTAGGGTCATGCAGGAACCACAACAATAGTGGCTTAGCCAGAATAGCTGCAGAACAGCTTTTCCAACTTGAGCCTGATAATGGAGGGAACCATGTTCTGCTCTCAAATGTATATGCTGCCAGTGGGAACTGGGAGAATGTTCTGATGGCAAGGAAATATTTGAAGGATAGTGGTGCGAAGAAAGAAATGGGCAGGAGTTGGATTGAAGCAAAGGGCAAAATTCATGTCTTCGTTGTTGGAGAGAGAAAGCACCCAGCAATCACTGATATCTACAATAAGTTGGAGGAAATTTATCACGATGTGAGAAAATTTGCTCACATGACCAAAATAGAATGTGATCTGCATGATGTTCATGACGACCAAAAAGAGGAGCTGCTTAAACACCATAGTGAGAAGTTAGCTCTTGCTTTTGGGTTAATCAGCTTGCCTCTTAATATACCAATTATAATACACAAGAACCTTAGGATATGCGGGGACTGTCATTCATTCATGAAGGTTGTAGCCCATACTACTAAGCGTCTATTCATTGTCAGAGATGCCAATAGATTTCACCATTTTAAGGATGGCTCATGTTCTTGTGGGGACTTTTGGTGA